The segment tatgcttccatttgttgcaatcatggaggctattttctctcttcccttttgtcatgggaatggcatttcaatcttgtcataatttgtcatacatcttgcatagcaacttgtcataatttgtgcataatttgtcatacactttgcatagaaagtgtcacacatttgtcataatttttccattcttgatttgaatttcctttcaaatctcttcatgctaatcttgtcctctctccaatttgtctataaattggatgattttcttcaatgaaaaggaggaatcaatcacattttcgagtaaccttatgctacgaatttcatctctcaacaacttgctttccacttgcattttggacttgtaggtgagatccacatcaaatttgaagatgaaagaagaacaatggagccacatgaaggagatatctgcgtcggtttgcttcgatttcatttgatttgaatatcttgtctttatgtcttcattgattggatttaggattgctttcatagcagctttaggttttgtggttgtcctcattgctattgttttgatgattttcaatttcctgatctaccaGAACATCTCGTGTAAGTGGCTGGGGTGATAAAAGGTAGCTTACGTGATTAAAATCTTTTCCCTCTGGCCCCGTAGATAGGTTTGTTTAACATAGCTTGAAGCTACGGGCGTATTGGGTACCTTAAAATGTTTAATGGGGTTTGATCAAAAGATTGCATGGCAATGACATCTACGAAAATGAGGGCCACACGTGTGAAGTCAaacatcaaaaaaatatattttgagtcatctactatgccaggttgtTATCAAGCAAGGTTTGAGATTCAAATAAGTTTACAACTACCTAATTCAAAGTTCTTATACAAATTCCATTAATGTAGACAAGACATGAGCCGACCTACAATGCTTGAGAAATAAATTTACAAAGTTGATCTTTCTACaatcactttgcatttgaatatttcAATAAGATAGAGCTTTGTAGTGACAAGGAAAATTTTATGCAACTATTCTATTAGGAATTTCAATAAAGCAAGTGAACAATTAAGTGTGATCTTTCTTGTGAATTAGTGTGTtatgacttttaaatttttttttctttcgtGCTTACAATTGTTGAATCTAGAGAGAGATAGGTTAGAATTTCTAGTTTATATTTTTtgcaaaatgccaaaaaaaatagAATCATTCAAAGGGAAAATGGAGTTGAGGCTTGAGGAGCCTGCACTTAGTATGGCTATGGCCACACAAACACCCACTGTTAGCCAACCTGAAAGTAGTTCAAAGAAATCTAGGGCTCCTAGGGAAAAGAAAAACCCTTTCCTTGAAACAATTAACCTCATAGTAGAATCAATTGGTAGCCATGCTCAAGATGCTCCTACCAAACTGAAGTTCGTGCAAAAGAGAAATGAGTTGGCTACCTCTATCTCTGCAAAAGCTATGCCATCAGAACCTAAGACTCCACAAAAGAAAAAGGAGTTGATTCCTAAGGAGGATACAACTACACCTAATGCAGAGGTTGATATCTGTAAGAAGGAAGATAAAAGGACTCTCAACCAAAATGTATTAGATATTATTCTCCAATCAAGTTCAGACTGGAGGGAAAGTGAGACTTTTAGAGATGATTGTGAGCATTGTGGGGATGCCAACATCCCTATTTCAAGGTGGAAGTtgttttctcatttatatcatataaAGGATGACCCAATTCCTATCTCCAACCCATGGAGTTTTGATTTCACCAAGTTGACTTTGAGATGTGTTCATGGTACAATTTTGGTCAACATAGGAAAAATGTCAATCATAGAGTGTTTTGGGTTAAGTTGGCCTGCTTTGACAGAGATCAACCTTGACAAGTTAAAAGTTGATCATGATAAGTGAAGGAAAATTCTGAGAAATGATGAAGTCCCTCTATTCAAGAAAAAGTTTTAGAACAACAAGAAGGTAGATATTTTTATTTAGAGATGGAGACCTTCATTctaggaaaatttaaaaaatattttttccacATATTATGCCCTATGTCAAGTATTAGGGAAGTATGGAGAAAGTTCAATGCCCACTAATATGATGCTAATGGACATGTGGATTAAACACAAATATGTTAATTTGGAATATGATTTTGCTTGGCATATTCATGAAATGATTTACGAAGGGCTATAGAGTGTATTGTTTTAAAATGAAATCAAGTATAATTAGGACCTAAAACCACATTAATATAAACATTGGAATAGAAAATAACCTAAAGGAATAATCCTATTTGACTTACACTTGGAAAATAGAGTCAAAGGactcttttagggtttctattcctttgctgctataAATGAAAATATGCAAAATATGAGAGAATGTGAAACTAtgtagagaagatgaatacaaatgactaaaacaacaaaacaacaaactaATTAACAACATAAATAAGACAACCAGTATATATCTAAGAATAGAATTATGATGTGCACCTATAATTAAAAACTCAACTTGAACTGATAGAACTAGGGCACTGTATAACCTAGTTTGAGAATTTGTGAAAAGCCACAAACTAGAAACCTAAATTCTTAGACTGCCTGGGCACCATTCTTAAAATTTGGAGCAAAATGAGGAGGACCAAAGTGTGGGGTACCCTGGTCCCTAAAAACTAGGTCCATTTTTTTATAATGGGTTTGCACATATCTACTGATCTGTTTTAGAAATTGTTTGCTCTGACGAAAACCTATAACTCTACCTAAAATCAAAAAAATGGTGGTGTTGTGGATATATAGtgttttgccttagtaaaaccccttgttttggtgatttccacctccacaaatatccaatattgaaattgaaaatgtgtgtgtgctcttgaatcttTTGTGTTTGTAAAATTTATATGAGTTagatgcaaactagagttctatgCTATGTTTTtgagaaaaccctaaatgctttTGATGAGAATACTTTAAATCACAATTTTAATACAAATCTAAAGAAATATTGTAAATATGAAAACTAATGTGATACAAATCTGATGCTCACTAAagagacatgaaatcataccaaatcttaaggaagaggtacaagccaatcaatagttggTGATTCCCTTATCTCTTCAATATTTCCTAAAGAtttcaaaattgatgaaaatgttcaTGAAGACTCAATCGATGGATGAATTTTCTAGTCTGAGACTTCATACAAAGATGCACTTTCaattcacaaggatctcctttcaaATTGCTAGATTAGGATCCTCAAATGAGAGAAGGAAATACCATATATTTGAAaccttaaatttaaatttgataaaaggatgacttaaaattgatgaattttgacACTAAGTGAGATTTGAATAGGGTAAGATATccaaattaagctcccaaaatttggggaaagaaatttgggaccaagtagtatactacttggtctgaccaacttctattttattttttggggATGTGAGTTAGCGtgattttgataacaaatctaGCTTGGTGGGTCAAACCAAGATATGTAGATGTGTGAAATATATGTTGAAGATTTAAATTAGCATAAGATTAGGATTAAATAAAAAGGGGCATGCCTAGGATCAAGGGCTCAATGTTATGACATGTAAACTGATGGGAGAGGACTTATCTTTcgttaaattaataattaaatacctaAAGAAGTCCTATAATGCTAAATTCAATAGGACACACTatggtgggtgctaacctaagggtggaattggacaacctaattaagggtgtacaatttttgacactacacagACAATAAGATAACATAACCAATCAATCAATTTTAAATATTACTCTCTATTGTGTCATTTAATATTGTACCAACACAAATATGAATGGAGTGGGTTGCTAAAATTGAGATTATTTGATGATCAAGGGAGGGCATGGCCAATACAAAGGTGGTGTTACATTTAGGACAAACAATGTAACATGTCTGATTTGTAACATTTCACAATTGTTTTGTTAAGATGGTAGTTGTCTAGTGTCGAACTCTGCTACCAAGGTTGTCAATATTAGTTATGTCATTATTTAGGGCCAAAGCAAAGAGGATTAGTGAAGGATAACACAACTTTGTAAATTagtttttattctttgattataCACTCACCAAAGTATATGGCTGTCCTCAACCACCACATTTATTGCCAATTAGTGTATCTCCTAGATTAGAATGAATTCATGTTGCGATTCATTTGGATGGAGAAGACATATATGTGGGGTCAGTGAAAACGAACATATTTACCCTGTTGTGcaagatattgtattttttttaattggtGCTAAGGCTCTTGAGCTTGttcaaaatcatttaattaataactACTACTTGCAATCTACAAGGAAAAGAAAGTATGATCTAGAGGGTTTAATGCATTAGTTGAATAAGGATCATGTGTATAGAGGTTATTAATTTCATGAGCTATATAATATTGAGGATGTAATAAGAAATTTCTCTACTATAGAGGAAGCAATATAATGAAGAAAGAAGTGGGCAATTCTTTTAAAATTTGAAGTAGAAAAGAGAAAATTGGACCCAACTTTCTTGCAATTTTATTCAAAAAAGAAGAATGAGTTAAAAAGAATTGAGCTCATGATATTAAATTTTGAATAGATATATACTAGAAAGGTTTCCATTGAGAAGGAAAAACCCATTATTTAGGACAAGTCTGTTGAAATATTGCCTTCTATTGAAGAAGCTAGAGAAATTGAAGAAGCTACTAGAGGTGATATATTGGAGATTGGGAAAGGATCACAACATGAGCCTGTTAtagaaaaataaattgaaaaacatGTGCCTCCAAGTTTAGAAGACTTAATGGTTGCACATCCAAAGGTCATGTTAGGACAACAACCATTGATAAACCAACctccaaaagaaaaataaaaagttacTCCTATTATTTCTCatgaaatattagagaaaataggtGAAACAAAAGGAGCTGCTAATATGTGTATGGGATGGCtgttgatcaagaggtggaatagCCACTAAGGAATCCACCTATGGAAGTGCTAACAAATGAGCCAAATGATACCTAGGTATCTTTGGATTTAGTCATTCCTCatcaccaagttgatgatgaaaggGTTATTTGTGCCTCACAAtttttgtctgataatgagttcaTCAAAACTCTAGAATTTAAAGGTCTATAGTTGAAAATGAAAGGGTTGACTAAAGGACTAGATAAAAAGAACTGAATGGCCCTTGATGAATTAAACTTAGATCATGTTACACCAGAAGAAGAAATCTTGTCAAAGAAAGTGGTATGCTATTAATTCCATCATGGAATATAGAGGATGTATTTTTTCTTGATCAAATTAGACAACGCCAAGACCCACTCTTTGTGGCAAAATTCAACAGTGAAAGGAGTATAAGTGGTACTGGTTCCCAGCCCACTCTCAAATAATTATCACATTGGGACACATTCGCGTGTACAAATAAGCCACAATTGTTAATTGCTGTAGAAGAGACCACTAGAGATGGTGGAATTATGAGGGCATTGAAGGATACCACTGTCTTGGAAGATGCTACAGTCAAAATACACTCTATAATGTTTGCAAGGGATGCAATTGAACAATAGAAAAAACATTGAAGAGAatgattacaaaaataataaaataaatgggGCATACAATAGAATGTTTTACGATAATATCAAGTTGATGCATGCCCTTGGAGAGCAAAAAATTTCTCCTCTTCTTCATGATGTGAGTCAACCTTCATCTTCAAAAGGGATTGTTTCTCGTGATAAATTTAAAGAAATGAAAAAACAAATCGAATATTTACAAGAGATATTAAGAGGGAAAGAAAGCTAGTTACAAGAGGCTAAACTGATGGCCAAAGATAGGGCCCTTGATGTTATGAAGGGTACAAAATTGCCTTCTCTAAAATAGGTTTAGAATAAGTTGGAAAAAAGTTACATCAATACttatgtaagcatgtgtgtgtgatttggttttttcatgtccatgtgtttgtcatgccattacattcaaaatttgtgattacattcaaagagcattatttcattcatggttagttccaaaactaggatttgacctaaggaaaacccctattccccagcatctttccctttctttccttgtgtAGGAAACAAGTGCAGAGTTGTACTCGACAAATCTGGAAAAGTCAATAGTGACAAACAAGTTAGATTTTGACAAAGAAAAATTCAGAGGACCTGGGTGGATTTATGCTACCTGGTCCTAAAAAATCAAGCCGAACTTCtaggaataggttctaaacatcttattttaGCCAAATCTCTATTGGTGATTCCATGGAACATCTATAGCTTACTGTTTTTTCTATTTTACTTTAATTATCCATGGTTTTGCTCTAATTTCACAATTTATAATCTATTTCAATCTAGAAAGAGGGAGCTAAACTACTTAACTAGTTAATCTAACCAAAATTTCAGCCCTTTCCTTATTCGGATTGAGTCTAGacctattaggttcacccctctttcaatgtattcgctaatttggttaattagtggtcttctccttcttggttaAACCCTtattccaaattacaccattataTTGCCCTGGTTGCCTCTTTCTACCTTGGTCCCTATTGCACACCACTCCCATCATTAGCCCTATTACCTACCCTAGGCTCATTAAAACCAATCATGAAACCAAAGATTAGATATCACTTACAAAGTCAAGTTTTATCACCATTCTAAGCCTAACATCATCAAACATACTCAATTTCCCACAAGGCCTCATTAGAATAGAATTAAGTTTGAATCAATCAAAATTTAAACAATACATTTACAAACCAACCAACCAACCAACTAGCCAAAAACTAACCAAGTAGGTCAAATGGCCCAAATGAGCAAACTAGAAGAAGCAAGACAAAATCCTAATACTTGCATGCAAAATCATAGTTCTAAGCATCAGATGCAAATTTTTGGTCAGTAAATGTGCATCTCTAAGCTACCAAAGTGTATTTTTATTCTACATATGTGCAACAGCCCATCAAAAGTGAAGGATTACTCAAAAGTGTAGTTCTACGCTATCTGGGTCAAAGGACAAATACGAAGGGTTTAACTCAAAAACAACAAATACCTATTTGATTTATATGCTAAGCCAACATAAAAACATAATAAAGATACCATTTTACCCATCCCACAAAAACTTTGACAACATTTCCTTTTGTAGAACCAtagttttcaaaaattaaattgaatcaTTCACAAACACATCCAATTGATAAAATTCAAAAGGAGGGCTACTTCAAATCATCCAACATACTATTTAAACAAAAATGAAACCATTTAAATTGAGAAATAATAGAGGGAGATAAGGGTTCCTACCTTAAGTTCAGAGAAAACATTAGTCTGAAAGAACACACACCACATTCAGAAGAGATCTCTAAACAACCTTAGTGATTCCCAAGATTATTTTTTTAAGCTATCACCCACCAAATTTCCCCAATCCAGTCCACCATAATCAATCATCCAAGTTCACCAAAGGATTAGGGTttgatagaaaaaacataaaagatAAAACTATGTGTCCAACAATGAATTCAAACTACTCACATAACTCAATTTTTTAGtgaacaacataataacaataaaacaCAATTAAAAATCTAATTATCAAAATCACCTCCCAAATGACTCCCTAGCCAATATCATataaatatcatcaaaacaaatgCATATAAGCCATATTTCAGAATTAAATGTCATATCAACATATTAATAGTAAAATATCATTAATATAAGCTCATTTAATGATGACAATTAACATATAACTGACTATGCACATATAGTCTTCAAAGGACTTACACAAATATGCATTAGGGTAACTAGACATTACCTAAGTGGTAACTAGAGGTATAAATATTTGAAATTAGGGATATCATTCAAATTAGGAATAATGGCTAGGGCTAGGTCACATGAATGGCCAATGTGCTATATCCTATAGCTAGTCTTGGGGATATGGGCACACTCGgacttgtggagctaggtggagttgacGCCCTATACCTACATCAACCAAAACATACAAAACATACAAACACCTAtgaatacatatataatataatataactaatacaTAAGTAATAATTCCCTAATTGGGATCACACAACAATATCGTAACAAGCTATCTCATTAAATCAATGTAATATTATCAAATGGAACATACCTAAATATTGCATCTAACATCATTATCATCACCAATTGTCTCTTTGATCCTCTTAATATATTTGAGGAAACAAAATAGTAGAAATATAAATTACTTTATTGTCAACTAATTAGGCTAACATCACTTGTTTCATTCCAATCATTAGTCAAATCAACATCTCATGCATGGAAGTATTGAATTCTTAcatgtccatcaaaatcataaaaaaacaaaataGGTCATCACACATCATAAGACAACTACACTATCATGAATCACCATAATGGAATCCAACATATCATAGGTCCATAATTGTCACAAAGTACATATATCCAACAAGGCATAAGACAAGCACTCAAGGCCATACACTACAACAAAGTGATATTTAATCAAGATCAAAGCATCAAAAAGATGATTCTCATACAAACTACACAAGGCACAACCACCAACCCACATCAAGAAGCatgaaaacaaaagagaaaaatgaatgggCATTAAAATCCTAGACTAATCTCTTATTTTTATGtagatatatttaagatatatataATCTAAATACATGTGAACTCATAAGATAATAAGATTACAATCCTAGAACAATCTCTCAATTTTCAAGTAGATATATATATCGTTCCTGGACTAAGGAGGTTGAACTCATAAGATAACAAGATTAAATAGATTAAAAAACATAACAATCCTAGACTAATCTGTCATTTTTCAAGtagatatatttaagatatatataATCTAAATACATGTGAACTCATAATATAACAAGATTTAATAATTCTAATGGTTTCAAACAACTATTCATGAAAAAGCACATACCCCTAAAGGCTTGAAAAAGGGTAACTCTagctcttcttttgcttatgtggAAGACAAAGGGAAGAATGTTGTTGTGGATCAGCATGGCACAAGTATAGGACCCATTCTTGGCCCATCAAAATGAACGTGTAACCATGATAAAGGCAAGATGGATCATGCTCATATTGTCCATGATCTTTTGAACATCAATGAAGGTGTGATTCGCAAGAATGTAGAAACTTTACAAATGTTAAAGAAACTTCTGTAGGCTTTTGGACCTATGTTGACCCTTtggtttccttttgattttttgttgGCCAGGTGTTGGTTTGAGTTTGCTTTCTCATGGTGTTGATAGTCATTTTCTAgtgtttcgggtcccttcaaaccCCATTTTACTCTAGTAAAACACAAGATTAAATAGACTAATGTTTTCTCTAATAAAGACAACTAAAATTAAAGAGATTACTTTAAACTATAGaattaagaaaagaaaagaaaaaaacaaaaaaatacaaatggatagcaatttaaaaataaatttatatttttaatatttctttgTATATAAAAAAATTGATTTCCACTAGATATCCTTTGTACTTATTTTTTGTAACTTTtgtatatcattttattatttgtaCTCTATAAACGTGGAAACTAGTTTTGATTTATGTCCTCTACATTATTGCCTCATCACATTATAAACCTAGATGAGCTATgacaaatgtgtcatgatacacaATGATTTTTAGCTAAAATAACTTACTCAATATTCAAACTCTTTTCCCAC is part of the Cryptomeria japonica chromosome 10, Sugi_1.0, whole genome shotgun sequence genome and harbors:
- the LOC131859106 gene encoding histone H2B.1-like → MELRLEEPALSMAMATQTPTVSQPESSSKKSRAPREKKNPFLETINLIVESIGSHAQDAPTKLKFVQKRNELATSISAKAMPSEPKTPQKKKELIPKEDTTTPNAEVDICKKEDKRTLNQNVLDIILQSSSDWRESETFRDDCEHCGDANIPISSLVNEACKLAKYAKKNRITSREIQAAARLLIPGELSKHGVWEVILPVYFLAQALDAVCRFFTAIFIHFGIQNFQ